TCCAGGTTTAaaacttaataattttttttgctcAACTGGTGTAGTTTGTGGCGGCTGCTACCACCGGTGGGAAGATTCCCGTCATACATCTCGGGATACTGGGACGGACCATTATGCTGATGCGAAGCCTTCTGGGAGGTGTAGTTCGTTAGTGGAGAGGTGTCACAGGGACAGGGNNNNNNNNNNNNNNNNNNNNNNNNNNNNNNNNNNNNNNNNNNNNNNNNNNNNNNNNNNNNNNNNNNNNNNNNNNNNNNNNNNNNNNNNNNNNNNNNNNNNNNNNNNNNNNNNNNNNNNNNNNNNNNNNNNNNNNNNNNNNNNNNNNNNNNNNNNNNNNNNNNNNNNNNNNNNNNNNNNNNNNNNNNNNNNNNNNNNNNNNNNNNNNNNNNNNNNNNNNNNNNNNNNNNNNNNNNNNNNNNGGCTGGTGCTACCCAGCGCCCCCTGCTGCCCACAGTGTCCATGGACAGCGGGTCTCTGGTGCTGTCAGCCATTGGCGACCTCCCCGGGGGCTCCAGCCCATCGGAGGACTCATGCCTGCTGGAGCTGCAGGGCTCCGTACGCTCTGTGGACTACGTGCTCTTCCGCTCCATTCAGCGTAGCCGCGCGGGCTACTGCCTCAGCCTGGACTGTGGCCTTCGCGGCCCTTTTGAGGACAGCCCTCTGCCCCGGCGGCCCCCAAGGGCGGCCCGCTCCTACTCCTGCTCTGCCCCGGaggccccaccccctctggccccaccccccacagctgcCCGCAGCTGTCACAGGCTGGAGGGCTGGCCGCCTTGGGTGGGACCCTGCTTCCCAGAGCTAAGGCGGAGGGTCCCCAAAGGCGGCAGCCGGCCAGCTGCAGCCCCTCCCACAAGAGCCCCGACCCGCCGCTTCAGCGATAGCTCAGGTTCCCTCACCCCACCGGGGCACCGGCCTCCTCATCCggctcccccaccaccactgctgCTGCCACGGTCCCACAGTGACCCAGGCATCGCCACCTCCAGCGACACAGGTGAGcacctccctacccccaccacccccaccaccaaggTTCAGGAAAGGGCAGGCACTGGGAGTTAGAAGGCCAGTGATGGCCACCAGGATCTGGGACACTGTTGAGGTCCATGAAGAGGTTGAAAGGTGAGTTCACTCCCGCAGTGGACAATTCTTGAGTGCTGACCTCTTAGAAACAACTTCGTGGCTAAAAGAGGATTTGTTCTGTGAAACCAATTCCACAGCTCACAGCTTGGGCCAGTtaccaagcctcagtttctcacctataaaatgggtatCATAATTGTACTTCTACCACAGGTACTATAAAATAGTGGGAAATGAGGTAATGCAAGTAAAATGCTCAGCACAAAAAGTGCTCATTATCACCATTATGTGCTGGGGAGGATGCTGCTATGAACGATACTGCCTTAGTCCCTGTCTTCGAGAACTGTACCATCTCTGGGCCTGAATTCTCACAGGAGGGTGGTAGGATGGGTGGGCATGTCCATTGGGCACTTCCATTCAGTCCCtggctcctctccttcccagctgACTTCAGGGATCTTTATACCAAAGTGCTTGAGGAAGAAGCTGCTTCTGTTTCCTCTGCAGATACAGGTCAGGCATGTGGTTAGTGCCCAGGGGTTGGGAGCTGAGGGAGTGCTGCCTGGCCCTCTGCACCTCCCATTCCACccactctgcctctctctgtctctctctccagggcTCTGCTCTGAAGCCTGCCTCTTCCGTCTGGCTCGATGCCCTTCCCCCAAGTTGCTACGTGCTCGTTCTGCTGAGAAACGAAGACCTGTTCCCACCTACCAGAAGGTCCCCTTGCCCTCGG
The sequence above is drawn from the Desmodus rotundus isolate HL8 chromosome 12, HLdesRot8A.1, whole genome shotgun sequence genome and encodes:
- the ENTREP3 gene encoding protein ENTREP3 isoform X2, yielding MDSGSLVLSAIGDLPGGSSPSEDSCLLELQGSVRSVDYVLFRSIQRSRAGYCLSLDCGLRGPFEDSPLPRRPPRAARSYSCSAPEAPPPLAPPPTAARSCHRLEGWPPWVGPCFPELRRRVPKGGSRPAAAPPTRAPTRRFSDSSGSLTPPGHRPPHPAPPPPLLLPRSHSDPGIATSSDTGLCSEACLFRLARCPSPKLLRARSAEKRRPVPTYQKVPLPSGPAPAHSLGDLKGSWPGRGLVTRFLQMSRKAPDPSGNGARGHKQVPQSPWGRPGRESLHLRSCGDLSSSSSLRRLLSARRLERGTRPHSLSLNGGSRETGL
- the ENTREP3 gene encoding protein ENTREP3 isoform X1, whose translation is MDSGSLVLSAIGDLPGGSSPSEDSCLLELQGSVRSVDYVLFRSIQRSRAGYCLSLDCGLRGPFEDSPLPRRPPRAARSYSCSAPEAPPPLAPPPTAARSCHRLEGWPPWVGPCFPELRRRVPKGGSRPAAAPPTRAPTRRFSDSSGSLTPPGHRPPHPAPPPPLLLPRSHSDPGIATSSDTADFRDLYTKVLEEEAASVSSADTGLCSEACLFRLARCPSPKLLRARSAEKRRPVPTYQKVPLPSGPAPAHSLGDLKGSWPGRGLVTRFLQMSRKAPDPSGNGARGHKQVPQSPWGRPGRESLHLRSCGDLSSSSSLRRLLSARRLERGTRPHSLSLNGGSRETGL